The Sphingopyxis fribergensis genome contains a region encoding:
- the traN gene encoding conjugal transfer protein TraN yields MMGRFLFWPSRLALILFGIVAFALAVYASAAQAQQICAVDLNGNGDADDAGETASCVGMQGGSWQCPIERASCAPEPGGASSCPLGSQYACETLASGGVPSCSPNACIDTAANPIEDEPVVDDPGAPADGEVDTDGNCLGNIEIFGGRALRCRPAGLKTTFSNCCKDKGKIVKDGMGSSIASTQTKIAIAKGVFTGAQAAYAAFQAGATASQAASAGANAIIVGIDPTSIAISLAVNVMIEFLLSSCDQQDMETGMLRGSGMCVEVGSYCSSKILGICVQKSRSHCCFNTKLGRIIQEQGRPQLKSFADGWGPVKTPNCRGFTPEEFQALDFSRMDLSEYYSEVQARAQADIQSDMKDRIDAYMQAIGR; encoded by the coding sequence ATGATGGGCCGCTTTCTCTTCTGGCCGTCGCGCCTCGCGCTGATCCTGTTCGGCATCGTCGCCTTCGCGCTCGCCGTTTACGCGTCGGCAGCGCAGGCGCAGCAGATTTGCGCGGTCGACCTCAATGGCAATGGTGACGCCGACGACGCGGGCGAGACCGCTAGCTGCGTCGGGATGCAAGGTGGTAGCTGGCAGTGCCCGATCGAACGGGCATCGTGCGCGCCCGAGCCCGGCGGCGCGTCGTCCTGCCCGCTTGGTTCGCAATATGCGTGCGAGACGCTGGCGAGCGGCGGCGTGCCGAGTTGCTCGCCGAACGCCTGCATCGATACCGCGGCAAACCCGATCGAGGATGAACCCGTCGTCGACGATCCGGGCGCGCCCGCCGACGGCGAAGTCGACACCGACGGCAATTGTCTCGGGAACATCGAGATATTCGGCGGCCGCGCGCTGCGCTGCCGCCCAGCGGGCCTCAAGACAACCTTTTCCAACTGCTGCAAGGACAAGGGTAAGATCGTCAAGGACGGAATGGGCTCGTCGATCGCGTCGACGCAGACGAAGATCGCGATCGCCAAGGGCGTGTTCACCGGAGCCCAAGCCGCCTATGCCGCCTTCCAGGCGGGCGCGACGGCAAGCCAGGCGGCGAGCGCGGGCGCCAATGCGATCATTGTCGGCATCGATCCGACCTCGATCGCGATCAGCCTCGCGGTCAACGTCATGATCGAGTTCCTCCTCTCCTCCTGCGACCAGCAGGACATGGAGACGGGCATGCTACGCGGCTCGGGCATGTGCGTCGAGGTCGGCTCCTATTGCTCGTCGAAGATCCTCGGCATCTGCGTCCAGAAGTCGCGCAGCCATTGCTGCTTCAATACCAAGCTCGGCCGCATCATCCAGGAACAGGGCCGCCCGCAGCTGAAGTCGTTCGCGGATGGCTGGGGACCGGTGAAGACGCCGAACTGCCGCGGGTTCACGCCCGAAGAGTTCCAAGCGCTCGACTTCAGCCGAATGGACCTCTCCGAATATTATTCGGAAGTTCAGGCCCGCGCGCAGGCCGACATCCAGTCAGACATGAAGGATCGTATCGATGCCTATATGCAGGCCATCGGCCGCTAG